One Lytechinus pictus isolate F3 Inbred chromosome 12, Lp3.0, whole genome shotgun sequence genomic region harbors:
- the LOC129272946 gene encoding uncharacterized protein LOC129272946: MNIEIRIPFSHPRVEYSVNSGQSGSVTPTVITSGPPQFGQPTVEVHKVQQQQQSGNIQGMPTITVLSPNAEPTVIKPNQTPPQYLQQHSQPETSTYVTTSQSGGPGGQSSVKTTTTTRKTTERRVYEDPMSPGSSLYSSEPPSPSPTLYQGYYVTPVSLTSQSSGPPKGLGERQTSKIEYDSQRFQVTLDVSSYRPEDIEVKIKENKLTVRAEHREGTPEGGFVQREYYRQYTLPDDIDLRLVKSYLSEKGILTLEAPKLQLAQSNERTIPIQVRPHVEGSSGKGTPTGPIVEEFTSDAESLRKS; encoded by the coding sequence ATGAATATCGAAATAAGAATCCCATTTTCGCACCCCAGGGTGGAATATAGCGTCAATTCTGGACAAAGTGGGTCAGTGACTCCTACTGTGATAACTAGTGGTCCTCCGCAGTTCGGCCAGCCTACAGTAGAGGTGCATAAAgtgcagcagcaacaacaaagTGGAAATATACAGGGAATGCCAACCATTACTGTTTTGTCTCCAAATGCCGAACCTACAGTCATTAAGCCAAACCAAACACCACCCCAGTACCTCCAGCAACACTCTCAACCCGAAACCAGCACATACGTCACGACAAGTCAATCTGGGGGACCAGGTGGACAATCTAGCGTCAAGACCACTACGACAACCAGGAAAACAACCGAACGACGTGTCTACGAAGACCCAATGTCACCAGGATCATCTCTCTATTCGTCCGAGCCCCCTTCGCCTTCTCCGACCCTCTACCAAGGGTATTACGTAACACCTGTTTCCCTGACGAGCCAGTCATCGGGGCCACCAAAAGGCCTTGGTGAGCGTCAGACAAGTAAGATCGAGTACGACAGTCAACGGTTCCAGGTGACTCTTGATGTCAGTTCATACCGACCAGAGGACATTGAAGTCAAGATCAAGGAGAACAAATTGACTGTTCGTGCTGAACATCGGGAAGGAACACCAGAGGGTGGTTTCGTACAAAGAGAATATTACCGTCAGTACACCCTGCCTGATGACATCGACCTGAGGTTAGTCAAAAGCTACTTGTCTGAGAAAGGCATCCTGACCCTGGAGGCTCCCAAGCTCCAGTTAGCCCAGTCCAATGAGAGGACCATCCCCATCCAAGTCAGGCCACATGTAGAGGGTTCGAGCGGCAAAGGAACACCGACTGGACCCATCGTAGAAGAATTCACGAGCGATGCAGAGTCCCTGAGGAAATCGTAA